The sequence GACCTCGACCTGGGGCCGGGTTTGCGCCATCAGGCCGGGCGCGAGGGTTGCACTGCCCGCCAGGCTGGCGAGGGCTTGAAGCAGAAATCGTCTTTGCATCATGGTTTCCTTGAGTCTTGTCCCGTTATTTGACGGCTTCAATCGCCGTGACGACCATGGCGCCGCCCTGGTCTTCAGCGGTGAATTTCACCGTGTCGCCGGCCTTGACCTTGTCCAGCAAGGACGGGTCCGCGACTTTGAACACCATCGTCATGCCCGGCATGTCCAGGTTTTTGATGGGGCCGTGCTTGAGGGTAATTTTTTGCGCTTGCTTGTCAATTTTCTTCACCTCGCCGCTGCTCATCTCCATGCCCTTCATGTCCATTTTCGGGGCCGGGCTGTTCACGTCGTTGACCTTGGTCATGTCGCTCGTGCCGCTCATGCCGCTCATGCCCATGGCGGGCTTGGCGGGCTGGCCGCTGGAGGCCACGGCCACCGCGCCTTTCATGCCGGCGTCATAGTGGCCCGGATGCAGGCAGGCAAAGTCAACTTTCCCCGCCTGGGTGAAGCGCCACAGCAACTCGCCGCTCTGGCCGGGCGCCACGGTCAGCATGTTGTCGTCCGCGTGCTCCATGTGCGGGCTCTTTTTCATCACTTCGTAGTGCGCCTTGAGGTCTTTTTCCGTGCCGAGGACGAACTCGTGGCTGAGCTGGCCGCTGTTTTTCACCACGAATCGGATCGTCTCGCCCTGCTTGGCTTGAATGGCGGCGGGGGTAAAGCGCATCGCGTCGCTCATGTCCACCTCGACGGTGCGGGTGACGTTGGCGGCCACGCCGGCTTCGCCAATGCTTTGCGCCTTTGCGGGGCCGTGGTCATGCCCGCCAGCGTGGTTTCCTGCGGCAAAAGTGGCTGTTGCGCATGCCAGCAGTGCGCAAGCAGCTATGGTTTTGAGAGTGGTTTTCATGGTGTTTCCTTGGGTTGAAAGTGAGTGGCTGGGGGAGTCAATGGCCCGCATGGCCCGTGGGTTTGCGGATTTGCACTTCGGTCTGCGGGCCTGCCGGGGCGGGCGTGGCCGCACTGGGTTTCATGCGCGCCGGATCGGGCAGCGCGCCGGTCCATTCAAAGGCGCGGGTGCCGGGCGGCTGCCTGAACCAGCCGGGGTCTTTGTAGTCGCCGGGTTTCTGGTCCTTGCGCACCTTGAGCACGCTGAACATGCCACCCATC comes from Polaromonas naphthalenivorans CJ2 and encodes:
- a CDS encoding copper-binding protein; this encodes MKGAVAVASSGQPAKPAMGMSGMSGTSDMTKVNDVNSPAPKMDMKGMEMSSGEVKKIDKQAQKITLKHGPIKNLDMPGMTMVFKVADPSLLDKVKAGDTVKFTAEDQGGAMVVTAIEAVK